A region of the Chryseobacterium cucumeris genome:
GAAGATAGGCAAGATCCTCATTCACATCCAATGTGGTGATTTTTCCGTCTTTTGCCAATCCTGATGCAAGACATAAAGTAGCATATCCGGTAAATGTTCCTATTTCAAGAATATTTTTCGGCTGCAGCATCTGGGATATAATCGTCAGCAGTCTTCCCTGCTGATATCCGGAAATCATATGAGGCTGTGTTGTTTTCTGATACGTCTCTCTTCTCAGCTTTTTCAGAATTTCGGATTCCGAAGAAGCGTGCGCCTCCAAATATCTGTCCATTTCAGGATTCTTTTCTTCAAAAAAACTCATACCATTTTAATTTAAACAAATTTAAGGATTTTAAAGCTACTTTTTTAATTCAGGAAGAAGATAAAAAAAAGAGAGAAATTAATCTCCCTTACATGCATCTATATACTTTAAAAGTTTATTATATTGCTATACAATATTCTCTTATACCGGCACAAACCCATCCCGGGCAACACTTTGTTTGCAGGCTGGTACAAAATATCTGTGGATTACACCCGTTAATAGCACCTTGTACAGTTTTCATTTCTCCTCTTGAAAGTTTTTTGGAATTTTTCATAATAATTTTAGTTTAGTATTAATTTCCTACTCTTTAAGATTTTCGGACACCTCTGTTTTATTTCCTTATTTGGAGATTTAAATATACACATTCTTTTATTAATCAGACAATTATATCATACATATTTGATTAATAAATTAAAATTTTACATAATACAGGGGAAACCCCCATATAAAATACCGTAAAAACACGGATGGTATTTTTATGGTATTAGTTATAAGTTTGCAGTAAGAATAAGGGGTAAAAACACTAAGAGAAAACATGATGATTGCAGGAGAGACACAAACTAACCATGAGAATCACACTAAAGTTGTACTGAAAAGTAGAACTGATTCTTCTGCAGCAAAAAGTAAGAAAGAAATATCCACTTCATTTTTGCAACGAATTATTTCACTCCTGAAAAAGGAAGAATTAATTTGATTAAGAATAGATCCCGGCCACCTTCGGGATTTATTTTTGTTTTAAACGGTCGAATTCATTCCAAAAAATAAAGACAATCTTTTCTTCAAAAAAAATCGGCAGATTGTATTCCGAAACAGATCAATACTTCATAAAAAAATCCCGAATTGCTTCGGGATTTATGATGATATAGGGTGTAGCCATTATTTCTTAGGAGCGATATCCATCAGTTTCATAAACTCATCAAGTTTAGGCATAATGATGATTTCCGTTCTTCTGTTTTCTGCTCTTCCGGAAACGCTCATGTTAGTTGCTTTCGGGTTATATTCAGAACGTCCGCCAGCAGTAATTCTTGCCGGATCTACTCCAAACTGAGTCTGAAGAACTTTAGCAACTGAAGTACCTCTTAATGCAGAAAGATCCCAGTTGTCTCTTGGAAGATTTGGAGAGTTCAACGGAGCGTTATCCGTGTTACCTTCGATCAATACAGAGTATTTATCATAATCGTTGATTACTTTTGCTACTTTACCCAACACTTCCTGAGCGGCAGGCAGGATGTTGTAATCTCCTGTTTTGTATAGCATTTTATCAGAAAGGGAGATCATTACTACTCCTTTCAATACTTTTACCTGTACATCTTCATCAGATACATTATCCAAAGATCTCTTCAGTTTATTAGACAATGCCAGGTTCAAACTGTCATTTTTAGCATTACTGGAGATCAATTGCTTGATATAAGAATTGGAAGCATTGATTTCCCCTACCAGTTTATCAATGTTAGCAGAACTTTTTCCTGTGTTCGACAAACATGCATCAAGTGATGATTTTAAAGCATCATGCTGGCTTTTCAACAAGTTGTTTTCACCCGCCAATGCAGAGTTCTGAGATTTCAAATCCTGAATTTCTCTTTGTCTTTCTCCAATATTTTCAATACACTGCTTATAGTTTGTGCTCAAAGCATCATACTGCTTTTTGCTGACACAAGATGTCATCCCCAGCGCCATTGCAGAAACTGCTAAAATTTTTAAAATCTTCATAAATAATCATTTTTAGACTACTCAAAGTTAGGAAAATTCAATTGAATTATATCGGTTATCTTTGCATAAAAGAAATTCTCAACATATATGTTGAATAAATCAGCCTTTATCAGTCAGTTAAAAAATCTCGTTCACGAGCCGGAAAATCACACCTATCTTTTAGCGGTAAGCGGAGGAGCAGATTCTATGGTTCTGGCCTCATTGTTCAGGGATTTCAGGCAGGAAATTCAAGATGCCGGGTTTCAGTTTCAGGTAGCTCATATCAATTATAAACTTCGGGGGAACGATTCGGATCTGGATCAGAAAACAGTGCAGGATTTTTGTGAGAAAAATCATATAAAATTTCATTTGTATGAAGTTTCGGAAAAAGACCGGAAGCCTGAAAATTCTATCCAGCTTTGGGCCAGGGAACTGCGGTACCGTTTTTTTAACGAAATCAGGAAAAAAGAAAAGCTGGAATTTCTCGTTACCGCCCATCATCTTAATGACCAGTTGGAAACTTTCATCATTAATCTATCCAAAGCTGCCGGAATTAATGGATTGAGCGGAATTCCATCGAATGATAATAAAATCCTTCGTCCCCTTTTAAATGTTTCAAAAAAAGAAATTTATCAGTTTGCTGAGCAGAATACTATTGAATTCCGCGAAGACCTTTCTAATAAAAAAAATGATTATCTGAGGAATAAAATCAGGAATGAGATTGTTCCGATGCTGATGGAGACCAACGACCACTTTCTGGAGAACTTCAGAAAGAGTTCTTTATACCTGAATCAAACCAAAGAGTTTGTACAACAACAGATCCAGGAAATAGAAAATCGCCTTACCGTATTTAACCAAAACTATAAAATCCTATCAAAGGGAAAGCTGGATAGTGAAAGCGATTTTGTAAAATTTGAAATTTTAAAGAAATACGGATTCAATCAGGAGGAGGAAATTCCGAAAATTTTTAAAGCCGGAAATAACAGTTCTTTTTTTTCAAAGGAATATCAGTTGATTGTCAACCGGGATGAACTCATCTTTATTGATAAAAGTGGAAAAAAGGAAACTCCGGAAGAAATAGTATTGATTGAACACTTTGATTTTTCTGAAAACCAGATGAGCATCAATCTCGTAGATGATATTGAAAACATTTCCGGAATCAATAAAGGATTTGAATGGGATTTCGATGCTGAAAAGCTTCAGTTCCCACTTCTTTTGAGGAAAAAGCAGGACGGAGATGAATTTTATCCGACAGCGTTTTCAGGGAAAAAGAAAGTTTCTAAATTTTTCAGGGACGAAAAATTATCTGCTTTGATTAGGGAAAAGATCTGGTTATTATGTGACTCCGGGAACCATATCCTGGGAGTTATCCCTCTCAGACAGGATCGCAGGTATCAGGCAGACAGCACTACTCAAAAAAAGATAACTGTAAAGTGGACAGAAAAACAACTAATTCGTTAGCTGTTGATGATTTTAAGAAAGACAGCAATATAGCTTTTGGAATTTTATACCAACAGTATTTTGGTTATACCCAGAAATTCATTCTCAAAAATAAAGGAAATCTTGAAGATGCAGAAGATATCTTCCAGGATGCACTGCTCATTCTTTACGAAAAGCTGAATGCTGATGACTTCAAAGTCCAAACCTGTCTGGGAAATTATATTATCGGAATTGTAAAAAATCTGTGGTTTAAAAAACTAAAAAACAGAAACTTTTATGTTGAGTCTCCTGAAAACTACTTCATGGAACATCGGGAGGAAATAAGTACGGCCATTGAAAATGAAAGATATTATTGGGAAAAGCTAGCCGGTTATATCAAGTCTATTTCCTCACATTGCCAGAATCTGATTCATGACATTTTTATCGAAAATAAAAGTATAGAGGAAATTCAGAATAAATATCAGTATTCCAGCAGGCATAATGCTCAGAATCAAAAATACAAATGTGTAGAGCAGATCAAAAGGATTAAAAACAATAGCATTTTTTCTACCTGACAATCAAATCATTAAAAAAATAATTTAATCTATGGGTGATTTTTTCATGAATCAGGGAACTTAATAAGAAAAGAAATATATGTTCAAAAAAATCATTTTGAGTTTTCTTATAGCAATAGGAATTTCATTACATGCACAAAGCACAGGCATCAGTTTTCAAAAAATTGATTTGGAGGCTGCAAAAAAAGTCGCAGCAAAAGAAAATAAACTGATCTTCATTGATCTGTTCACTACCTGGTGTGGCCCATGCAAGCTCATGGCAAAAAACACTTTCACAGATTCCAGAGTCGGAGAAATGTTCAACAAAAATTTTGTAAACCTGGCCATAGACGCGGAAAAAGAAGGCTTAAGCCTGGCCAAAGAATTTAAAGTAGTCAACTACCCTTCTTTTTTATTCCTGGATCCAAAAGGAAAACTGGTTCAATATGATTTCGGCTATTATAATGCTGAACAGTTTTTAGGCGTAGGAGCAGCTGTTATTGAAAAAAAAATGCCTCAGTCCGGTAAAACTTTAGATCAGGTAAAAGGAAAAATGATTGGAGATGAGATAGGTAATTTCAGTGCGAAAGATCATTTGGGAAATACATTTTCTTCATCAGCAGAAAACAAAAAACTGGTGGTTGTTTTTATTCGCGGACAATGGTGCCCTTATTGTAACAAATATATTGAAACATTACAGAATCTGGCTCCTGAACTGAAGTCGAAAAATGCAAAACTCGTTATTATTTCTCCTGAAAAACCGGAATTTATCGAAAAGACAATCAGTAAAACAAAGACCGATTATACCGTTTTATATGATGAAGGCTATAAAATAGCAGAAGCATTTGACGTCCTTTATACTCCTGACAGTGAAACTCTTAATTTATATAATTCAAAATTAAAGGAGGATTTTGCTGACAGCAGATCAGATCATTCCGGAAGACTTCCTGTATCGGCAACCTTCATCCTTAATGAGGGGAAAAAAATTACATGGAGGCATTTTGATACAGACTATAAAAAGAGAGCATCTGTAGAAGAGATTGTAAAAAACCTGAATTGATTGGTCCAAAACTTTTATCATGACAAACGATCTCATCATAATACCATGTTGCAAAATTGACAAAATCAATAATCACTTTAAATGATGAAATAAGTGATACCGCTATGGTGATGAAGGCAGAAGACGAAATATTTTTAGACATCAGGCTTAAAAAAAGAAAGTTTCTAAATTTTTTAGGGACGAAAAATTATCTATTTTAGCGAGGCAAAAAATCCGGACACGCACTCATCAGGAAAAATACTGTATTGACAGCTATCCTTCAGGGAAAACAGAAGATATGCAAAGAATGAGAAAACGAAATGGAGTCTCAAAACTTTAATGAAATGAACAATGAAATTTAGAAACTGGTTTTTATTAATTCTACTATTTTTAGCGACAGGAATTAATGCGCAGATAAAAAATCCTGTAAAGTTTAAATTTACCATCAATGATCTGGGAAACAATCAGTACGAAGCGGTATTGAATGCTACCATGGAAAGCGGATGGCATATTTACTCCAAAGATTTACCGGAAGATACCGGAATTCCGACGGAGTATAAAGTGACAGGAAAGAATATTGAGTTGATTGGAAAATTTACCGAAGTCGGTAAAAAACATGAAGAATTTTCTGAAGCATTTGGAGGTACTATTGTTTTTTATTCCAATGCTGCCGGATTTAAGCAGAAATTTAAATTAAAAGACCCGGCAAAACCTGCAGATGTCACTTCCGAGATTACGTATCAGACTTGTGATGACAGGGTTTGTCTGGCTCCCAATACATTGGAATTCAATCAAAAAGTTACTCCAAAAGGGGCAGCGGAAGAGACTGCAGCCGAGGAAACCGCAGGTCCTGCAAAAGACTCTGTAAAAATAACTGAGACTGTTATTGAAAATCCTGCAAAAACTGAAGCTGTGATCACAGAAGCTTCAAAACTGGATCCCAAGCAGTTGAAAATTGCAACCATCGATTTCAAAAAGCCATTGACAGATTGCGGTACAGCATCTGCCAAAGTGGATGAAAATTACTGGACGTATCTATTCCTTGGATTTATCGGAGGGTTAATTGCTTTGCTTACGCCATGCGTGTTCCCGATGATTCCATTGACGGTTTCTTTCTTTACCAAAGGAAGTAAAAACAAAGCCAAAGGAAAAAGAGATGCTCTTATTTATGGCTTTTTCATCCTTCTGATCTTTGTTTTATTAAGTATTCCTTTCCATATTATTGATGGAATTGCCGGAAATATCTTCAATGAAATTTCCACAAGTGTATGGCTGAACATTGCGTTCTTCATCATATTCATATTCTTTGCCGGAAGTTTCTTCGGGTATTATGATATCACGCTGCCAAGTTCTATCGCCAACAAATCTTCCAAAGCGGAAGAAGCGGGAGGAATTATCGGTATTTTCTTCATGGCATTAACGTTGGTGATTGTTTCTTTCTCCTGTACAGGACCTATTTTAGGAAGTTTACTGGGAAGTGCGGTAACAGGTTCATCCAATGTTCCTATGCTGCTGACCTTTGCTTTGGCTGGATTCGGGCTGGCATGGGCGATTATTTTTGGACTGCTGGCATTATTCCCGCAGGCATTACAAAGCCTTCCGAAATCCGGAGGATGGATGAATACGGTAAAAGTAGTTTTAGGATTCGTAGAACTGGCATTGGCATTGAAATTCTTGTCTAAAGCTGATCTTGTATCCAAAACATTCTTCTTAAAAAGAGAGCTTTTCATTGCCATCTGGATTATTATCGCCTTAGGATTAGCAATCTATTTATTAGGATTGATCAGATTCCCTCATGATGATAAAAAGCCTAAAATCTCTATCACCAGAAAAATATTAGGGGTATTGGGAATTGGTTTCGTGATCTATCTGGTTCAAGGGTTAATCCCATCTGACCGTCCGAAACTTCAGTTATTAAGTGGAATTTTACCTCCACTCAATGTAAGCTATTTCCATGATGAAAAAGACGGAATTTTAGGAATGCATCCGGAGCACGATTTCTTCAAAGCTGTAGAACTGGCCAAAAAAGAAGATAAACCAATCCTGATCGACTTTACAGGATACGGTTGTGAAAACTGTAGAAAAATGGAGGAATTTGTTTGGAGCGAACCAGATATCTTACCGATTCTTCAGAACGATGTAGTACTGGCTTCTCTCTATGTAGACGACAAGGAAGAGCTTCCTGAGGATCAGAAAACCAAAATTGACCTGGGAGACGGACAGATCAAGAAGGTAAAAACCATCGGGGACAGATGGAGTTTATTCCAGCAGGTGAACTTTAACAACAATTCTCAGCCTCACTATGTTTTAATTACTCCAGACGGTAAAGTAATCAACACGCCTGTTTCAGGATATATGCCTAAAGAGGATTTCAAAAAATTCCTTGAATGCGGGGTAAATTTCTATAAAAAGAATAAATAATTTATTAACATATCATTCAAAAACTCACACTTTATCGTGTGAGTTTTTTTATTTCATGAATTAAATAAACAATAAAACACAAAACGTAGTCTAAAATTAATTATATTTGAATAACTATCACCAATTCAAATACATATGAAATATTTAACATCTACTTTTTTATTTCTTATCTATTCCGCATTAGCTGCCCAGTCTGCCCCTTCCATAGAATGGCAAAAAGCATTGGGAGGCACCCATGGTGAATCTGCGAATGCCGTTCAGCAGACCTCCGACGGAGGATACATTGTAGCCGGACATTCTATGTCCAATGATGGAGATGTCACCGGGAATCATGGAGGAGGAGATTACTGGATCGTAAAATTAAACCCTGCAGGAGGCATACAATGGCAAAAAACGTTAGGAGGAAGCCATGTTGATGATGCACAATCCATCCGTCAAACTACCGATGGAGGATATATTATTGCCGGATCATCCAATTCCAGTGACGGGGATATCAGCGGAAATCATGGAAATTATGATTACTGGATTGTAAAACTTGATTCCAACGGGAATATGCAATGGCAGAAATCGCTGGGTGGAAGCAGTATGGATATGGCACAATCTATTCAGCAGACTTCTGAAGGAGGATATATTGTAGCCGGATCTTCAAGTTCCAATGACGGAGATGTGAGCGGAAATCATGGAGGAGGAGACTATTGGATCGTAAAATTAGATATTAACGGAAATATACAATGGCAGAAATCGCTGGGTGGAAGCAGCAGTGAACAGGTCAATTCTGTGCAGCAAACTTTTGATGGCGGGTATATTATTGCAGGAACCACCGTGTCTACAGATGGCGATATTACTGTAAGCTACGGGAACAATGACTTTTGGGTAGTAAAACTCGATTCCGGAGGAAATATGCAATGGCAAAAAACGTTGGGCAATATTGGTGACAACATGGGATATTATGCGCAACAGACTTTCGATGGCGGCTATATTGCCGTGGGCACTTCTTTTAATCCTTCAAATCTTGAAAGCGGACTTCCCGATTATTGGGTTATCAAACTAAGCAATAACGGAACCATCGAGTGGGATAAATATTTTGGAGGAAGTTTTCATGACAACGCCATAACTATTCGCCAAACTCCCGAATGGGATTATATTGTTGCAGGCTGGACAGCTTCCAACAACGGACAAGTAACCAATCACCACGGTAATCTGGATTACTGGGTCATAAAACTGGACAGCAGCGGAAATCTGAAGTGGGAGAAAACCTTGGGAGGTCCCGATTTCGATTACTTAACTGCTGTTGAACTGACCGCTGATAACGGGTATATTGTTTCAGGAAGTACAGGATCTACAAGTGGAGACGTTACCGGACATCATGGTATGACCGATGCCTGGGTAGTAAAATTAAGTCCGGAACAACTTGGTATTTCAGAAAACCACTCGATAAATAAACCTAACCTCTACCCTAATCCGGCAAAAGACTTTTTCTACTTGGACCATCTGCCCCGGGAAAGTACTATTAGCATTACTGATATGTCCGGAAGAAAACTTTTCTCTCAAAAATATAATGAAGAAAAAATTAAAATCAGTACATCTGCATTCACGGAAGGACTTTATATGGTACAGGTAAAAAACAAAGAAGAAATTATTCTTACAAAGAAAATAACAATCACCCGGTAACCCCTTGAAAATATCATAATTACCCTTTTTCTTCAAGAAAAGTATTAAAAAACAGAAATAGGTAAAATTTATACAATAATAATCAATAGATTCATGAATCTATAAAGTTTTTAACAATCAAGGCATATGTTTTGTATGAATTCTTCAAAAAAAATATAGTCTAACATTTAAAAACTTTAATCATGGCAGAAGTAATTGCACAAGAAAAACAAGGCGGAAAGCAAAAGAAAAAAATGATCCGAGTGGACATGACGCCTATGGTCGATCTGGGATTCTTACTTATCACTTTCTTTATGTTCACCACCAATTTTACAAAACCTAATGTAATGGACCTGGGACTCCCTGCAAAAGATCCAAATCCCAGTTCTATTGATAAACCGGTAATTGGTGATCAAAACCAGATTACCTTTATCCTTGGAAAAGACAACCGGGTATTTTATCATCAGAGCAATCAGAAAGATTTGAATAAAGGAAACCTGAAAGAAACAGATTTCAGTGGAATAAAAATTTCAAAGATCATTGCTGAAGCGTATAAAAATGCTCCTGCACCCAACAAATTCACAGTGATTGTAAAACCAACAGATGAAGCCAACTACAAAAATTTTGTAGACATGCTGGACAACCTTGCTATTTCTAAAAAGGAACGATATGGCGTAACAGACATCAAACCTTGGGAAACAAAGGTTTATAAGGAATT
Encoded here:
- a CDS encoding CCPGW family putative bacteriocin, translating into MKNSKKLSRGEMKTVQGAINGCNPQIFCTSLQTKCCPGWVCAGIREYCIAI
- a CDS encoding RNA polymerase sigma factor; the encoded protein is MDRKTTNSLAVDDFKKDSNIAFGILYQQYFGYTQKFILKNKGNLEDAEDIFQDALLILYEKLNADDFKVQTCLGNYIIGIVKNLWFKKLKNRNFYVESPENYFMEHREEISTAIENERYYWEKLAGYIKSISSHCQNLIHDIFIENKSIEEIQNKYQYSSRHNAQNQKYKCVEQIKRIKNNSIFST
- a CDS encoding OmpA family protein; the encoded protein is MKILKILAVSAMALGMTSCVSKKQYDALSTNYKQCIENIGERQREIQDLKSQNSALAGENNLLKSQHDALKSSLDACLSNTGKSSANIDKLVGEINASNSYIKQLISSNAKNDSLNLALSNKLKRSLDNVSDEDVQVKVLKGVVMISLSDKMLYKTGDYNILPAAQEVLGKVAKVINDYDKYSVLIEGNTDNAPLNSPNLPRDNWDLSALRGTSVAKVLQTQFGVDPARITAGGRSEYNPKATNMSVSGRAENRRTEIIIMPKLDEFMKLMDIAPKK
- the tilS gene encoding tRNA lysidine(34) synthetase TilS: MLNKSAFISQLKNLVHEPENHTYLLAVSGGADSMVLASLFRDFRQEIQDAGFQFQVAHINYKLRGNDSDLDQKTVQDFCEKNHIKFHLYEVSEKDRKPENSIQLWARELRYRFFNEIRKKEKLEFLVTAHHLNDQLETFIINLSKAAGINGLSGIPSNDNKILRPLLNVSKKEIYQFAEQNTIEFREDLSNKKNDYLRNKIRNEIVPMLMETNDHFLENFRKSSLYLNQTKEFVQQQIQEIENRLTVFNQNYKILSKGKLDSESDFVKFEILKKYGFNQEEEIPKIFKAGNNSSFFSKEYQLIVNRDELIFIDKSGKKETPEEIVLIEHFDFSENQMSINLVDDIENISGINKGFEWDFDAEKLQFPLLLRKKQDGDEFYPTAFSGKKKVSKFFRDEKLSALIREKIWLLCDSGNHILGVIPLRQDRRYQADSTTQKKITVKWTEKQLIR
- a CDS encoding redoxin domain-containing protein, giving the protein MSFLIAIGISLHAQSTGISFQKIDLEAAKKVAAKENKLIFIDLFTTWCGPCKLMAKNTFTDSRVGEMFNKNFVNLAIDAEKEGLSLAKEFKVVNYPSFLFLDPKGKLVQYDFGYYNAEQFLGVGAAVIEKKMPQSGKTLDQVKGKMIGDEIGNFSAKDHLGNTFSSSAENKKLVVVFIRGQWCPYCNKYIETLQNLAPELKSKNAKLVIISPEKPEFIEKTISKTKTDYTVLYDEGYKIAEAFDVLYTPDSETLNLYNSKLKEDFADSRSDHSGRLPVSATFILNEGKKITWRHFDTDYKKRASVEEIVKNLN
- a CDS encoding protein-disulfide reductase DsbD family protein, whose translation is MKFRNWFLLILLFLATGINAQIKNPVKFKFTINDLGNNQYEAVLNATMESGWHIYSKDLPEDTGIPTEYKVTGKNIELIGKFTEVGKKHEEFSEAFGGTIVFYSNAAGFKQKFKLKDPAKPADVTSEITYQTCDDRVCLAPNTLEFNQKVTPKGAAEETAAEETAGPAKDSVKITETVIENPAKTEAVITEASKLDPKQLKIATIDFKKPLTDCGTASAKVDENYWTYLFLGFIGGLIALLTPCVFPMIPLTVSFFTKGSKNKAKGKRDALIYGFFILLIFVLLSIPFHIIDGIAGNIFNEISTSVWLNIAFFIIFIFFAGSFFGYYDITLPSSIANKSSKAEEAGGIIGIFFMALTLVIVSFSCTGPILGSLLGSAVTGSSNVPMLLTFALAGFGLAWAIIFGLLALFPQALQSLPKSGGWMNTVKVVLGFVELALALKFLSKADLVSKTFFLKRELFIAIWIIIALGLAIYLLGLIRFPHDDKKPKISITRKILGVLGIGFVIYLVQGLIPSDRPKLQLLSGILPPLNVSYFHDEKDGILGMHPEHDFFKAVELAKKEDKPILIDFTGYGCENCRKMEEFVWSEPDILPILQNDVVLASLYVDDKEELPEDQKTKIDLGDGQIKKVKTIGDRWSLFQQVNFNNNSQPHYVLITPDGKVINTPVSGYMPKEDFKKFLECGVNFYKKNK
- a CDS encoding T9SS type A sorting domain-containing protein, whose protein sequence is MKYLTSTFLFLIYSALAAQSAPSIEWQKALGGTHGESANAVQQTSDGGYIVAGHSMSNDGDVTGNHGGGDYWIVKLNPAGGIQWQKTLGGSHVDDAQSIRQTTDGGYIIAGSSNSSDGDISGNHGNYDYWIVKLDSNGNMQWQKSLGGSSMDMAQSIQQTSEGGYIVAGSSSSNDGDVSGNHGGGDYWIVKLDINGNIQWQKSLGGSSSEQVNSVQQTFDGGYIIAGTTVSTDGDITVSYGNNDFWVVKLDSGGNMQWQKTLGNIGDNMGYYAQQTFDGGYIAVGTSFNPSNLESGLPDYWVIKLSNNGTIEWDKYFGGSFHDNAITIRQTPEWDYIVAGWTASNNGQVTNHHGNLDYWVIKLDSSGNLKWEKTLGGPDFDYLTAVELTADNGYIVSGSTGSTSGDVTGHHGMTDAWVVKLSPEQLGISENHSINKPNLYPNPAKDFFYLDHLPRESTISITDMSGRKLFSQKYNEEKIKISTSAFTEGLYMVQVKNKEEIILTKKITITR
- a CDS encoding biopolymer transporter ExbD; translation: MAEVIAQEKQGGKQKKKMIRVDMTPMVDLGFLLITFFMFTTNFTKPNVMDLGLPAKDPNPSSIDKPVIGDQNQITFILGKDNRVFYHQSNQKDLNKGNLKETDFSGIKISKIIAEAYKNAPAPNKFTVIVKPTDEANYKNFVDMLDNLAISKKERYGVTDIKPWETKVYKELTQ